In a genomic window of Candidatus Woesearchaeota archaeon:
- a CDS encoding 50S ribosomal protein L31e: MAQRTYVIPLRREFLKVPRYQRSKKAITAIREFLVKHLKTDKVLLGPKLNETVWKDGIKSPPHKVKVTASIVDGVAKVELFGHEYPKAIEKATKAPQGLKEKLQAAVSDVKGGSKAQTSSQETSAKEEEPKAESKAQEKAQTKEEASKSKAAEAKKEAKDSQKKESKPVKEGKPKSEKKAEPAKDAAKK, encoded by the coding sequence ATGGCACAAAGAACTTACGTTATACCGCTTCGAAGAGAATTCCTCAAAGTTCCACGCTATCAAAGATCCAAAAAAGCAATTACTGCGATCAGAGAATTCTTGGTCAAGCACTTGAAGACTGACAAAGTACTTCTGGGACCAAAACTCAACGAAACGGTGTGGAAAGATGGCATTAAGAGTCCTCCACACAAAGTGAAAGTAACTGCATCAATTGTTGATGGCGTTGCTAAAGTTGAGCTCTTCGGACATGAATATCCAAAAGCTATTGAGAAAGCAACCAAAGCTCCTCAAGGTCTGAAAGAAAAACTTCAAGCAGCAGTCTCTGATGTTAAAGGCGGTTCAAAGGCACAGACTTCTTCACAAGAAACCTCCGCAAAGGAAGAAGAACCCAAAGCAGAGTCAAAAGCGCAGGAAAAGGCGCAAACAAAAGAAGAAGCATCTAAGTCAAAGGCAGCAGAGGCTAAAAAAGAAGCAAAAGATTCTCAGAAAAAGGAATCCAAACCCGTAAAAGAAGGAAAACCAAAATCTGAGAAGAAGGCTGAACCTGCAAAAGACGCTGCTAAGAAGTAA
- a CDS encoding 30S ribosomal protein S19e: MYKADINQLLELTAKKLQEIEQIKAPEWAPFVKTGVHKERPPVRQDWWYIRAASILRTVRLKGPIGVNKLRVKYGGRKSRGYKPERFRKGSGNIIRKALQQLRAAGLIEQKEEHGYKGNVITGKGMSLLDQVAKEVAANGKK, encoded by the coding sequence ATGTACAAAGCAGATATCAATCAGCTCTTGGAATTAACAGCTAAGAAACTTCAAGAGATAGAACAAATTAAAGCGCCAGAGTGGGCACCTTTTGTTAAAACAGGTGTGCACAAAGAGCGCCCACCGGTACGTCAAGACTGGTGGTATATCAGAGCAGCAAGTATTCTTAGAACCGTTCGCTTAAAAGGTCCTATTGGCGTAAACAAATTACGCGTCAAGTATGGGGGCCGCAAAAGCAGAGGGTACAAACCCGAACGATTCAGAAAAGGTTCTGGCAATATTATTCGTAAAGCACTTCAACAACTACGTGCAGCGGGACTTATTGAACAAAAAGAAGAACACGGGTACAAGGGAAACGTCATTACCGGAAAAGGTATGTCTTTGCTTGACCAAGTGGCAAAGGAGGTTGCAGCAAATGGCAAGAAATAA
- the rpl39e gene encoding 50S ribosomal protein L39e (part of the polypeptide exit tunnel in the 50S ribosomal complex) produces MARNKHLSRKLRLAKRGRQTRWAPFWTIPKKYGKGRRVHPARLTHVKRSWRRTNTKV; encoded by the coding sequence ATGGCAAGAAATAAGCACCTCTCACGAAAACTGCGTCTAGCAAAGCGAGGACGCCAGACTAGATGGGCTCCTTTTTGGACAATTCCAAAGAAATACGGCAAGGGACGTCGCGTTCATCCAGCTCGACTAACGCATGTTAAGCGAAGCTGGCGTAGAACAAATACGAAGGTATAG
- a CDS encoding MoxR family ATPase, with the protein MSSAAKIKEVHQKFEQIKKEIGKVIIGQEDVIEQILIAILTDSNALLESYPGLGKTTMIKTLAQVLDLDFARIQSTPDLMPSDITGTYIIEESHGKKSFKFQKGPIFANIILADEINRATPKTQAALLEAMQEKQVTVGNQTFALDRPFFVLATQNPIDQEGTYPLPEAQTDRFLLKILVEYPKLQEELSIVEQYSAVLKNAQVHKMLKKETLIALQKLTRQVLVSDDIKKAVVQLVARTREYKDAIEFGASPRASIGLILAAKARALLHGRSYVSGEDVKVMALPVLRHRILLSFKAVRAGKTPDDVIRELIK; encoded by the coding sequence ATGTCAAGCGCGGCAAAAATCAAAGAAGTACATCAGAAATTTGAGCAGATCAAAAAAGAGATCGGCAAAGTCATCATCGGACAAGAAGACGTCATCGAGCAAATTCTCATAGCAATCCTCACAGATTCTAACGCTCTTCTTGAATCATACCCTGGTCTTGGGAAGACCACAATGATTAAAACCCTCGCACAAGTGCTTGACCTTGACTTTGCACGTATTCAATCGACTCCAGATCTTATGCCTTCAGACATTACAGGAACATACATTATTGAAGAATCTCATGGAAAAAAATCATTTAAATTTCAAAAGGGACCTATTTTTGCAAATATCATTCTTGCGGATGAAATTAACAGGGCAACACCAAAAACACAAGCTGCTCTCCTTGAAGCAATGCAAGAAAAACAAGTAACTGTCGGCAATCAAACCTTTGCTCTTGACAGACCGTTTTTTGTTCTTGCAACACAAAACCCTATTGATCAAGAAGGAACGTATCCGCTTCCCGAAGCACAAACAGACAGATTCTTGCTCAAAATACTTGTAGAATACCCAAAACTACAAGAAGAGCTCTCCATCGTAGAACAATACTCCGCAGTTCTCAAAAATGCACAAGTTCATAAAATGCTCAAAAAAGAAACGCTCATTGCATTACAAAAACTAACAAGACAGGTCTTGGTAAGTGATGACATCAAAAAAGCAGTGGTGCAACTTGTTGCAAGAACAAGAGAATACAAGGATGCAATTGAGTTCGGAGCATCTCCAAGAGCGTCAATAGGACTCATTCTCGCCGCAAAAGCACGCGCACTTCTTCATGGAAGAAGCTATGTTTCTGGAGAAGATGTCAAAGTGATGGCTCTTCCTGTATTACGTCATAGAATCTTGTTAAGTTTCAAAGCGGTACGCGCAGGGAAAACTCCTGACGATGTGATCCGCGAACTTATTAAATGA
- a CDS encoding VWA domain-containing protein, with translation MFENVVWLYAIPLMWILLALITFLRFVKIPSHILQEKDVMKRRRTKRLMVFIFRGLALTLILIALAQPTIEQERTIPGDPTITLLVDHSASMDLYDNSFIEPLTEKLRETIPVELKELNTKEESPVGDFILNNLKPNSNLLIISDGRVTSGAKLDTLSQVAVSINSTISVIEPPLLQEDVAVSITGPAKTVADIENTYNIHISRATHEAYKPVELRVLIDGEEVFHETTKEEVIQVSKTFSKGVHNIIAEVSNPDFNTLNNRFILTTRVIKQPKVLLVTQVPTQLKELLDQLYDVDESGSIPADLSAYYAVIIYDMPAEALTNLEALQDFVVEGNGVFFIGGYHSFDRSSYKNSPLETMLPVTVGSYEKKRGDATIALAIDISGSSGVKYIYVPGSGKLERVESNALSIQKALAIDVLRNINEGNRVGAVAFTDSAYVVAPVEPLSKNKDELIDKISRLIGEGQTDFAVGLGGAYELVKGFNGEKNIIMITDGKTGSLAIKQNTLALARTLADLGVNIYVIGVGEGSDVEFLSEVAQLGNGLYFAADQTNKLNILFGEPEGEEVEQTIFDLFILNQFHFITQGLQLDATMTAFNQVNAKKSAQVLVTLSTGEPALTVWRYGLGRVGALTVFSGENNLGDLLRDPNSRLLTRAINWHIGDPERKEEYFIDIPDARINTPTLITVKTKDKIPQATGLSFEKIDETTYVAQYTPTVLGIDEVLGVQFAVNYPKEYEQVGLSPLLKEIARDTGGGIFAPDQVQEMLEVSTSAQNRITLSTTPLTWPFILGALILIFCEITIRRILDNWVKP, from the coding sequence ATGTTTGAAAACGTAGTGTGGTTGTATGCAATACCTCTGATGTGGATCCTCCTTGCACTCATAACCTTTCTTCGATTCGTAAAAATTCCCTCGCACATTCTTCAAGAAAAAGACGTGATGAAAAGAAGACGAACAAAACGCTTAATGGTGTTTATCTTCAGAGGACTCGCACTAACCCTTATTCTCATAGCCCTTGCACAACCCACCATTGAACAGGAGCGAACAATTCCTGGAGACCCGACAATAACCCTTCTTGTAGATCACAGCGCATCAATGGATCTCTACGACAATTCATTCATAGAACCTCTCACAGAGAAACTACGAGAAACAATACCTGTTGAACTCAAAGAGTTGAACACAAAAGAAGAGTCGCCTGTTGGAGATTTTATTCTCAACAACCTCAAACCAAATAGCAATCTTCTTATTATCAGTGATGGAAGAGTAACTAGTGGGGCTAAGCTAGATACACTCTCCCAGGTCGCAGTTTCCATAAACTCAACAATAAGTGTGATCGAGCCTCCCCTCCTTCAAGAAGATGTTGCAGTCTCCATTACGGGACCTGCAAAAACAGTTGCGGACATAGAAAACACGTATAACATACATATCTCCCGAGCAACGCATGAAGCATACAAACCAGTTGAGCTTCGCGTACTCATTGACGGAGAAGAAGTGTTTCATGAAACAACAAAAGAAGAAGTCATCCAGGTATCTAAAACATTTAGCAAAGGAGTGCATAATATCATCGCAGAAGTAAGCAATCCTGATTTTAACACATTAAATAATAGATTTATTCTCACCACAAGAGTGATCAAACAGCCCAAAGTTCTTTTAGTAACACAAGTGCCAACACAACTCAAAGAACTTCTTGACCAACTCTATGATGTTGATGAGAGTGGATCAATTCCTGCTGATTTGAGTGCATACTACGCGGTAATCATTTACGATATGCCTGCTGAGGCACTCACTAACCTTGAGGCGTTGCAAGACTTTGTGGTTGAAGGAAATGGGGTCTTCTTCATAGGAGGCTACCATTCCTTTGACCGCTCATCATACAAGAACAGCCCTCTTGAAACAATGCTCCCCGTAACAGTAGGATCCTATGAGAAAAAACGCGGAGATGCCACAATAGCACTTGCAATAGATATTTCAGGCTCATCAGGAGTAAAATACATCTACGTTCCTGGTTCAGGAAAATTAGAACGTGTGGAGAGCAATGCACTCTCCATACAAAAAGCGCTTGCAATAGATGTGCTTCGCAACATCAACGAAGGAAACAGAGTCGGGGCAGTAGCATTCACTGATTCTGCCTACGTCGTAGCACCTGTGGAACCTCTTAGCAAGAATAAAGACGAACTCATTGATAAAATTTCAAGACTTATAGGAGAGGGGCAGACAGATTTTGCAGTGGGGCTTGGAGGAGCGTATGAACTTGTAAAAGGCTTTAATGGCGAAAAAAACATCATTATGATAACTGATGGAAAAACTGGTTCGCTTGCAATTAAACAAAACACTCTTGCCCTTGCAAGGACGCTTGCAGATCTTGGCGTGAACATCTACGTTATAGGTGTGGGAGAAGGAAGCGATGTAGAGTTTTTAAGCGAAGTTGCTCAATTGGGAAACGGCTTATACTTCGCAGCTGATCAAACAAATAAGCTGAACATTCTCTTTGGAGAACCAGAAGGAGAAGAAGTTGAACAAACAATCTTTGATCTTTTCATTCTTAACCAGTTTCATTTCATAACGCAAGGGCTTCAACTTGATGCAACTATGACCGCATTTAATCAAGTTAATGCCAAAAAATCTGCACAAGTCTTAGTAACACTTTCAACGGGAGAGCCTGCACTAACGGTGTGGCGCTATGGTCTTGGAAGAGTGGGTGCACTTACTGTCTTCTCGGGCGAAAACAACCTTGGAGATCTATTAAGAGACCCTAATTCGCGTCTGCTCACAAGAGCAATTAATTGGCACATTGGAGATCCTGAAAGAAAAGAGGAGTACTTTATTGATATTCCGGATGCTCGCATCAACACGCCCACACTCATCACGGTAAAAACAAAAGATAAAATTCCCCAAGCAACAGGACTCTCTTTTGAAAAAATAGATGAGACCACTTATGTGGCACAATACACTCCTACTGTGCTGGGTATTGATGAAGTCCTGGGCGTTCAATTCGCAGTGAACTACCCAAAAGAATATGAACAAGTTGGCCTATCTCCTCTTCTTAAAGAAATCGCAAGAGACACGGGAGGAGGGATTTTCGCACCTGATCAAGTACAAGAAATGTTAGAAGTTTCAACATCTGCACAAAACAGAATAACTCTCTCAACAACACCTCTTACGTGGCCCTTCATCTTAGGTGCGCTCATCTTAATCTTTTGTGAAATTACCATACGAAGAATACTAGATAACTGGGTGAAACCATGA
- the nrdR gene encoding transcriptional repressor NrdR, producing the protein MKCPYCLNDGTRVVDKRENEQGDTTRRRRECLNCGKRFTTYERVEQVLLTVVKKSGEKQPFEREKLLKGIKRACEKRPITDEMLEDLADSIELDLRQQTETEIPTKKIGEAVMKHLKKLDKVAYVRFASVYREFADLGDFEKEVHKLLRTRK; encoded by the coding sequence ATGAAATGTCCCTATTGCCTTAATGACGGAACAAGAGTCGTTGACAAGCGTGAAAACGAGCAAGGGGATACCACAAGAAGAAGACGTGAATGTCTCAATTGCGGTAAGCGGTTTACAACCTATGAGCGCGTTGAACAGGTACTTCTCACCGTTGTTAAAAAATCAGGAGAAAAACAACCCTTCGAACGCGAAAAACTTCTCAAAGGCATCAAACGAGCTTGCGAGAAACGACCCATAACGGATGAGATGCTTGAAGATCTAGCAGACTCCATTGAGTTGGATCTTCGACAGCAAACCGAAACAGAAATTCCCACAAAAAAAATAGGTGAGGCTGTTATGAAACACCTCAAAAAACTGGACAAAGTTGCTTACGTACGCTTTGCATCAGTTTACCGCGAATTTGCGGACTTAGGGGATTTCGAAAAAGAAGTACACAAATTGTTACGAACAAGAAAATAA
- a CDS encoding AbrB/MazE/SpoVT family DNA-binding domain-containing protein: MKKASTSDICFANKVVKQGNSYCVRIPKGVLEYLNIEGGDIVKVIIGRDDTEVKK; this comes from the coding sequence ATGAAAAAGGCAAGCACCTCAGATATTTGTTTTGCAAACAAAGTAGTCAAACAGGGAAATAGTTATTGTGTTCGCATACCAAAAGGGGTTCTTGAATACCTTAACATAGAAGGTGGAGATATTGTCAAAGTCATCATCGGTCGCGATGATACTGAGGTGAAAAAATGA
- a CDS encoding cold shock domain-containing protein: MNGKVKFFNENNGYGFIVGDDGTDYFVHTTGIAEGVRLHDNDEVTFDVEQGERGPKAVNVTRAEA, translated from the coding sequence ATGAATGGAAAAGTAAAGTTTTTCAACGAAAATAACGGCTACGGTTTTATCGTAGGCGACGACGGCACCGACTATTTTGTCCACACGACAGGTATTGCAGAAGGCGTACGCCTCCACGACAATGACGAAGTAACCTTCGACGTTGAACAAGGAGAACGTGGACCAAAAGCAGTTAACGTTACCAGAGCAGAAGCTTAA
- a CDS encoding RNA-guided pseudouridylation complex pseudouridine synthase subunit Cbf5 codes for MGKLPFERGTREVLIKRDAKTSEKFGKRPEERTVEELLTCGIVNIDKPKGPTSHQVSAYVRDILGVDKTGHSGTLDPKVTGVLPVAYGRATRIVQALLPAGKEYVCIMHLHKPVPEQEIKDVMSTFVGKIKQLPPIKSAVKRDWRYRKVYYIDIHEIDGQDVLFTIGCQAGTYIRKICHDIGQALGVGAHMAELRRTKAGPFQEDTAVDLYTLKDALIFYREDGKEQFIRECLFPIEKAVEHLHKVWVLDSAVNSLVNGANLKLPGVAKIETEAQIDDLVAVFTLKDELIALGRLKMLPSEVMKKDTGVVVKVEKVFMEKGIYPKIEKS; via the coding sequence ATGGGTAAGCTTCCTTTTGAGCGTGGAACACGAGAGGTGCTCATCAAAAGAGATGCAAAAACATCTGAGAAGTTTGGTAAACGACCTGAAGAGCGCACTGTTGAAGAGCTTCTCACCTGTGGTATTGTGAACATTGACAAGCCAAAAGGACCGACCTCTCATCAAGTCTCCGCCTACGTACGAGACATTCTTGGCGTTGATAAAACAGGTCATTCAGGAACGCTTGACCCAAAAGTTACCGGCGTGCTACCCGTTGCGTACGGAAGAGCAACCCGCATTGTACAGGCTCTTCTTCCTGCAGGAAAAGAATATGTGTGCATTATGCACTTACACAAACCTGTTCCCGAACAAGAAATTAAAGACGTGATGTCAACCTTTGTCGGCAAGATTAAACAATTACCGCCAATCAAGTCCGCAGTAAAACGTGATTGGAGATATCGAAAAGTGTATTACATTGACATCCATGAAATTGACGGACAAGATGTCTTGTTCACCATAGGTTGTCAAGCAGGAACCTACATTCGTAAGATTTGCCATGACATTGGCCAAGCACTTGGCGTAGGCGCACACATGGCAGAACTTCGTAGAACAAAAGCAGGACCCTTCCAAGAGGATACTGCAGTTGATCTTTACACTCTCAAAGATGCTCTGATCTTCTACCGAGAAGATGGCAAAGAGCAATTCATTCGAGAGTGCTTGTTTCCCATTGAAAAGGCGGTGGAACACCTGCATAAAGTGTGGGTGCTTGACTCTGCTGTGAACTCTTTAGTAAACGGCGCGAATTTAAAACTGCCAGGAGTGGCAAAGATTGAAACAGAAGCTCAGATTGACGATCTTGTTGCAGTATTCACACTAAAAGATGAGCTCATCGCACTAGGTCGCTTGAAGATGCTTCCTTCCGAAGTTATGAAGAAGGATACTGGCGTTGTGGTAAAAGTTGAGAAAGTTTTCATGGAAAAAGGAATTTATCCTAAAATTGAGAAGAGTTAA
- a CDS encoding VWA domain-containing protein — protein MIDFLTSTFISPLWLVTLLFALITLILYLIRPRPKKQDIPALMFIVKESERAKSGSWLKKLLLDPLLLLQLATLILLTLALAQPIIQVNQKATIDKTAIILDGSASMLAREGTSTRFDQAKNIAQDYLTSKNFIILAGDVALALDDDLSRLEAKDVLASLEPTHTRTNLAEAIDLAAANLGKGSQIVIVSDFIETKLHADYLSAIAKAKAQGIHVITKRVGSPITNNVGIIAMQAGLPTSAIQIKNYKEEETTVHLDLAGLEQNVEVPAKGTEVVEFETPRGITKIRIKDSDAFPIDNEVYLSNYPEKTIRVLVISNEEEDSQSLKYLKTALDVNEELTVEYQTPPKVDVNGYDVIIIKDVNPTALLPRTIKEITQQVEQGAALIAFAQPGLFSLNLPLPVTYKDQGGQTPVIVLETLGFVRDINFGMVPSHMIVEKDPQAVVIAQSEEESPLIAYKDVGEGRVLYYGLQNDEFHLDIYYPIFWKRAIDFLIGREELSRINLRTGALLNFASPVQVKTPTGTKTTQIVYFDRVGTYQIGDTTYSANLLSEKESDLTKDVDVSEEMIFSTKEYEDKVPKEIANTLLILALFLAGIEVLVLKLRGEF, from the coding sequence ATGATAGACTTTCTCACTTCAACGTTTATTTCTCCACTCTGGCTTGTCACCCTTCTCTTTGCTCTCATCACTCTTATTCTCTACCTTATTCGACCGCGACCAAAAAAACAAGATATTCCTGCTTTAATGTTCATCGTCAAAGAATCTGAACGAGCTAAAAGTGGAAGCTGGCTTAAAAAACTCCTTCTTGACCCTTTACTCCTACTACAACTAGCAACACTCATTCTTCTTACTCTCGCACTTGCTCAACCCATTATACAGGTTAATCAAAAAGCTACGATAGATAAAACAGCAATAATCCTTGATGGCTCTGCTTCCATGCTTGCTCGCGAAGGGACATCCACGCGTTTTGACCAAGCAAAAAACATTGCACAAGACTATCTTACTTCAAAAAACTTCATTATCCTTGCAGGAGATGTCGCGCTTGCTCTTGACGATGATCTCTCAAGACTGGAAGCAAAAGATGTTCTCGCATCACTTGAACCAACACATACAAGAACAAATCTTGCAGAAGCAATAGATCTTGCAGCTGCAAATCTTGGAAAAGGCTCGCAAATAGTTATCGTCTCCGATTTTATAGAAACAAAACTGCACGCGGACTACCTTAGTGCTATTGCAAAAGCAAAAGCTCAAGGAATTCACGTTATTACGAAAAGAGTGGGATCTCCAATCACTAATAATGTGGGAATTATCGCAATGCAAGCAGGTCTTCCCACAAGTGCCATACAAATAAAAAACTACAAAGAAGAAGAAACAACAGTTCACCTTGACCTCGCAGGTCTTGAACAAAACGTAGAAGTTCCTGCAAAAGGAACAGAAGTTGTTGAATTTGAAACCCCCCGTGGAATTACTAAGATTAGAATAAAAGACTCCGATGCATTTCCTATTGATAATGAAGTTTATCTCTCAAACTACCCTGAAAAAACTATTCGGGTTCTCGTTATTTCAAATGAGGAAGAAGATTCTCAATCCCTCAAATACTTAAAAACCGCACTTGACGTTAATGAAGAACTCACTGTTGAATATCAAACACCTCCAAAAGTAGATGTGAACGGATATGATGTGATTATTATCAAAGACGTTAATCCAACAGCACTACTTCCAAGAACAATCAAAGAAATTACTCAACAAGTTGAACAAGGAGCAGCACTTATAGCATTCGCACAGCCAGGACTCTTCTCTCTTAACTTACCTCTTCCCGTTACGTACAAAGATCAAGGTGGGCAAACTCCAGTAATCGTGTTAGAAACCCTCGGATTTGTTCGTGATATCAACTTTGGCATGGTGCCCTCGCACATGATTGTTGAAAAAGATCCCCAAGCAGTTGTTATTGCACAATCAGAAGAGGAGTCGCCTCTCATCGCATACAAAGACGTAGGTGAAGGACGAGTGCTCTATTACGGCCTTCAAAACGATGAGTTTCACTTAGACATCTACTATCCTATTTTCTGGAAACGAGCAATAGACTTCTTAATCGGAAGAGAAGAACTCTCCCGTATTAATCTTAGAACCGGAGCCCTCCTTAATTTTGCATCTCCCGTTCAAGTAAAAACACCTACAGGAACAAAAACAACACAAATAGTGTACTTTGATAGAGTGGGCACCTATCAAATAGGGGATACGACCTACTCAGCAAATTTACTCTCAGAAAAAGAGTCTGATCTTACTAAAGACGTTGATGTAAGCGAGGAAATGATTTTTTCAACAAAAGAATATGAGGATAAAGTACCTAAAGAAATTGCAAACACCTTACTTATTCTTGCATTATTCCTTGCAGGAATTGAAGTACTTGTACTCAAACTAAGAGGTGAGTTCTAA